A window of Clostridium taeniosporum genomic DNA:
TTCTATATTCTCTTGATTCTTATCAGCATCTTCTTTATTTTTCTCATTAACTTTATTTTCATTTACTTCTTTGTCTGTATTCTTATTGTCTTGTTTATTTTTATTCTTATTATCAGAATCATCTTTTGATTTTATGTCATCGTTTACATCTTTTTCAGAATTAACTTCATCTTTTGAAGCAGTTTCTGAATTACCCTCTAACTTATCTTTATCTGTTACCCCTTTAGAAGCATCATCTTTATTTACATCAGTTTTATCTTTATCACTTTTATCTTTTAAAACCTTGTCTTCACTATTTTCTTCCTTAATATTATTATCTTTAGATTTAGTTTCAGATTTAACTTTAGCTTCATCAGACTTAGTTTTATCAACTTTAGTATCTGAACTATCATTTAAAATTGAACCAATCATATCACCTAAGGCAAAAGCTCTTTCACTTGGTAATACAACAGAAGTAGTTAAAACTGATACAGAAACTAATAACGCAAGTAGTTTTTTATTTTTCTTTAACATTACTTCCCCTCCCATTATTTGTAAATACTGTTATATTTATTAGTATATTATATATAAAATATCTTTTCAATTATTAAAGATATTTTTATAAATTCAAATTATTTATTATAAAAAATTTAACTTAACAATAAATTTTATGATAATATATTGAAAATATACTAATTTATTCAATATGGTCTGTTTTTATTTATCATCAAAAATTCTTTAAACCTATTCCTATAGCCACTTTTGTTAGTTGAGAGTGGATAATTGATAATTGAAAGTTTTAGTTGAAAGTCCTATGGACTTTCTAAAAATATATATTTTAAATTCCCAAAAGGAATTTTTTACCATGCTCTCAACTCTCCACTATTTCCCCTCCACTCTCCACTCTCAACTATTTACCCTCCATTATCAATTCTCAACTATTATTATCTCCCTCTCAACTCCCTTCATCATTCTGAAATTTCACTTACTAAACCTTACATCACTCACCTTCTATAAAACAAAATAATAATATATCAAAATTCCCAAAAGGAATTTTTTCCTACACTCTCAACTCTCCACTCTCCCCTCTCAACTATTTATAATACAAAAAAGATGACAATCACCATATAAAATGACTGTCATCTTTTTTACTAATAGTATTTTTATATTTTAGAAAACTTTTTAAACTTAAGGCATATGAAAATAAATAATAAGTCAAAAATGCTAGTTATTTATTTAAATGTGCCTAAATAATATCCATATATTATTTAGTAGTTTTATCTTCAACTTTTATTGTTTTATCTGCATTAACAGTTATTGTTTTTGTATCTGGAGTTACATAGTAGATTTTTGCTAAATCTAAGCCATCTTTATTATAACCTCTTATAACACGAATAACAGATTTTACTGTATATGTTCCTGGCTTAAATGTATATTTTCCATCTTCATAAGATATACCTTTAGTAGTACCAGCATTGTTAGTAACATATAAATCTCTTGTTACATAATCATAACCATTTTGTTTAAGTTCATTATCAAACTTAAATTCATATGTGTTTGTATTATCTTCATGTTTTACAGTTATCTTTTTAGCAGTAGAAAAAGCATTATCTATATCTTGTTGTACATTAGTTTTATCTTTATCAGTAGATGAATGATGATGATGTGATCCACCACCGCCTCCACCGCCATGTGATCTTTCTTCTTCTTCATTTTCAGCTGGTTTATTTGAATCTTCTTTTACTAAAGTTCCATCAACATTAAATGAATTAGTTACTGCTGGCTTTTCATCTCCAATAGCTTCACCAGTAGCTGCAAATGTATATTCAGTTCCATCAATAGTAATCTTTCCTGTTTGCATTACTCCTGATTCTGCTAAATAATATATTTTTCCATCAACTTCAATTACACCAGTTTGCATTGTTCCTGATGAATTAGCAAAATACCTAGATCCATTATCATTTATCCAACCTTTTTGCATTGCTCCTGATTGGTTCATAAAGTACCATTTGCCAACATCGCTTGCCCAGCCTGTTTTCATTGCTCCTGATGGGCTCATCAAGTACCATTCACCACAATCACTTATCCATCCTGTTCTCATTGCTCCTGATCCATCTGTAATATACCAAGTTCCATTATTATTTATCCAACCTTTTTGCATTACTCCTGATTGGTTCATGAAATACCATTTACCACCATCAGTTACCCATCCTGTTTTCATTGCTCCTGATCCATCTGTAATGTACCAAGTTCCATTATTATTTATCCAACCTGATACCATTGCTCCTGATGGATTCATGAAATACCATTTGCCACCATCATTTGCCCATCCTGTTTTCATATATCCGTCTTGTCCAAAATAATACCAATTACTGTTTATGTTTCTCCATCCAGTTGAATAAGAACTTCCTTCTGTATTCCACCATCCAGTTGAATTTTGCTTCCATGCTGCTGAAGCTCCAACTGGGCTTACAGTTGCTATTGTCATTGCTGCAACTGCTGTTGCAACTATCTTCTTTAAATTTAAACCCTTCATTATTAAATTACCCTCCTTAATTATTTCTAAAATCATACGTAAAATCATTAAGTCAATTTTTAAACTATGTTTTTTAATCTTCTCTTATTAAAAATAACTAATAATATTCCTATAACAAAAATAATAAAACTTTCTTGTAATGACATTGTTAAAATCTTATTTATTATATAAATGGCTGGTTCTTTAAAATATTCAGGGCCAACATTTATACCATTATTACTTATAAAAAAGTAAATTCCAGATAATATTAAAATAAATAATATTCCTATTATCATTAATACTTGTCCAATGTTTTTTAATGTTAATTTAATATTTCCTTCATTTAACTTAACTAAAATTCCAATAAGAATAACTGAAATTAATACAAAAATCAAATTAAACTTATGAAGAAAACTTATTATATTTGATGACACTTTAAATAACTTTGAATCTATTAAACTATTCAAAGTCAACTTTTGAATTTCATTATCTATAAATTTACATGCTTTATCTGATATCTTATCAGATATAGCTCCAATTTTTTCTTCAAATGTTTTAGCACCATCAGAAATAACCGAATCTATAACATCTTTAAATTCACCATTATATAATTTATTATTTTTTATTGCTTGTTCTTTAATTAAGTCAGTTTTACTATCTTTTGAATTTTGGCTGTCATCACTATTAACTTCATTATCTTGTGATGAATTATTATTACTATTATTCTTAGAGTCTGATGAATCTTCTTCATCTAAATATCCATTTTTTCTTAACATATCCCATACTTGTTCTTCACTAATCCCCTTCTCAGCCAATTTTTGTCTTGCTTGTGCTTCTGTTAATCCTTTAGCTTTTAGCAACGCTCTTCCTTTAGCTTCTAATTCAGCCCTAGTGGCTAAATTCGCAAGAACAATTGGTGATCTATTGGAACTATTATGAGAACTAAATGTATAATTCATCTTATATTGATTACCTTGAACTTCGCTTTTCATAAAATTCATATTTTTTATATTAAAATTATTATTAAAAGATACGTTCTTATTAGATGTAACATCTTGTCCTATAATACTTTTTAAAACATCTTTAACTCTTGTTTTATATACTTCGTTATCTATGATCGGTTTATTATTTGTACCATTTTTTAAATCATCTATTATACATGTTAAAACTACATTGCACTCTTTTTTTATATCTTCATCAGTAATAATGGATTTTTTAATATCTTCATCTACATTACTACCTAATAATGAATCCATTTTTTCATATAATTTTTCTTCTACTTTTGTATAAGTATTACTTTCATTCAATAATTTCAAATATATATTTTTATTTAAAACAACCAAATTAACAAAAGTAGATAATATTGAAAGTGTAATACTAGACATTAATAAGATTATGGTTATGAATTTAATACACTTATTTTTCTTCATTATTAATGCCTCCTTATGTTTTATTTTTAAATAATATTAAGTTATACATTAATTACTTTGTCATTTTATAATAATTTAATATTGAATTAGGAGCATATTTTTTTATTGCAGTTTTTAATTGACTCCATGAATCTATTCCAGAAAGTTCATTCTTCATATTATATATATTGTCAGTATTTACTTGGAAAAGTATTTTATTATTTTTTTCTAAAGTTGCTGTTGTTTTTCCATTTATATTTTTACCAATTTTTAAATCTCCATATTTTGCAACTTTAAAATCACGTTTAATTACATTAGCTAAGTTTTCTGCTTCTTCATAGTTATTTAATTTGCCTTTAACAAATTTTTTTATTATATTTAAATTTTTTGTTGTCTTTAATGTGTTTTGATTTTCTTTTATTTTTTCTAGATTTTCTTTTATACCTTTAGTTTTATCAAAAGTATTTATTCCTAAATCTTTTGCTAAATTTTCAAATTCTTTAATTAAACCATCAGTAGCATAATCTTCTATAGGTGTATCTATTCTGATGTCTATACCCTCAATTACTTGATTTTCTTTAAAAAAACTAATAGCAAGTTTCTTAGCTGATGCTTCTCTACCTTCAGTTGTTTGCGCAGCAAAAGCACTAGCTGAAGTACAACAAGCAACAGCTAAACTAATTGCGCATATTGACATTAATCTTTTCATTTTCATTTTTGTTCTATCCCCTTTCAAATATGAAGTTTTACAAGTATAATTTAACGAAGCATTACATAAATGTTTATTTTAGGTAATATATAGTATATAATACTCTATTTATAGTTAAATTACAATAATGTAATTATGTTCTTTATACTCCTATTCATGTATTTGTTTTTAATCAATATTAAAGTTCTAATGACTATAATTCCAATAACGCCACCTGTAAAATCAATTACTACATCCTTAATACTAGAATTTCTACCTGAAATATATAATTGAAAAAATTCGTCACTTACTGCTGCTATTAATACCAAAAATAATGAATAAATCATAGCATTATTTTTATTTAAAACAAAAAAACTAAAAACTCTAAATAATATAATTGATAACATACCAAATTCAAAGCCATGAGCAAATTTTCTTATTACTAAATTAAATTCCTTCCTATTTATATGTGCTTTAGAAATAGTAGGTATACTAATATCACTTTCCTTAATATCTGTAATAACTTTTTCTACAACATTATTACTTCTAACATTAGATTCTTTGCCATTTTGACTTGAATTAAAAAATATAAAACACAAACATAAAATACTTAAAAATATGTAAAAAACTTTTTTCATTACATTAACTCCTAAAATTGTAAATTTATTTATAAATAACATTATAATATATTTATCTCCATTTATTAAATCTTAATTTATTTAAATTATTGCCACCATTTAATAAATCCAGTACTAGTCTTATGGAAAAATATTATAAAATATGGTAACATACAATAAGTAAAGTTAATTTATTAATAATTAACCAATTTTTAAATATTTGCTAAAATATTGAGAGGAGCACAAATATGAAATTAAAGAAATTAAAAAATATAGTTGCTGCAACAGTAGCCGCTTTAGTAATAGCAGTTATGTTCCCAACAGGAGCATCTGCAGCTTGGAAACAAGATAGCAATGGATGGTGGAATACTAAAGGTAGTTCATATTCTGTTGGTTGGGAAAATATAAATGGAACTTGGTATTATTTTGGACAAAATGGTTACATGAACACTGGTTGGATTAATAGCAATGGTACTTGGTACTATGCTGATAATTCTGGTGCTATGAAAATTGGTTGGATCAACAACAATAATAATACTTGGTATTTCTCAGATGGTTCTGGTGCTATGCAAACAGGTTGGATTAACAACAATGGTGCTTGGTATTTCCTAAATGAGTCAGGTGCTATGCAAACAGGTTGGATTAACAATAATAATACTTGGTATTATTCAGATGCAAGTGGAGCTATGCAAACTGGATTAATTACAATAAATAATAATACATATTATTTTAATGAATCTGGCGCTATGCAAACTGGAAACCTAACATTAAATGGTGTAAATTATACATTTGCAACAACTGGTGAAAAAATAAATTCAACTAAAAACAATACTAATGATGTTAATACTAATAACAATACTGATAAAGATACAGCTACTTCTGAAAAATCAAGTAGTTCATCTGGTGGATCAGGTGGCTCTGGTAGATCTGGTGGTGGTTCTAGTAGTAAATCAAAAAAATCATCTAAAATATCTAGTAATTCATCATACTCAGATTTATATGGACGTTGGACTGTAAAAAAACATATAGAATCAAATATAGATTCTACTTTAAAACCTTCATTAATACCATATGCTCTTAATGAAAGTTTTACAGTTAAATCAGATAGAATTAGTTCACTTATTCTTACAATAATCGATCCTATTATAGAAGAAGATAAATTAACAGCTTCAGAATTTGAAGATAAATATGATGATTCATTAAAAAATATTGGAATTTCTGGAGACAAAGTTAAATGTATAACAGTAACTGATAAAGACAATAAGAAACATACAGTTGATGTTTTAGTTGCAGACGATGGTTCTGTATATGCTATAGTAGAAGGTGCTGTATTTAAGCTAGTTAGAAAATAGTAAAAAAGTCCAAGCTCTATTTCTAGAACTAACATTGTAAAAACAAAGTATGAGAATGTAGAATAATTTGTGTAAATTAAATATTTCAATATATTATATAACTGGAAATTTTATTTCCAGTTATATTTTTAATATTTATAAGATATTATTCCAAATCTAACTACATCATCCTAAACATGAATAAAACAAAAGTAACTACTCCACGCTTTAACTCTCAACGTTTCACTTTCCCCTCTAAACTAAAAAGAACAAAAAGCAAATAGGGCTTTTTCATCCTATTTGCTTGTATTTATAATTTATATAAATATGTCTTTTAAATTAGTATTTTAACTAATTAATTTGTTCTTTTCTAATATCATTTATTTGCTGCTGTGTTAATCCAGTCAACTCAATTATGACTTCATTACTCATACCTAACTTTATTGCTTTTACTGCTGTTTCTTTTGCTTTCTTTTCTATTCCTTTTTCTATTCCTTTTTCAATCCCTTTTTCTATACCTTTTTCTATACCTCTTTTTTCTACTTCTGGATCATATAATGTTTTTGTCATTGTACTCACCTCTTCTTCTAATCTATCATCCTTAAAATAATTTCTATTTAAATATTCAATTAAATTCTGTATTGCAAGCAACATCTTATGAAAGTCCTCGCCTACTATTTCATTGTTATCAAATAAATTTTTAGATTCATTTGCTATTTTCAAAGCTATTTCCCTTGCCTCATGTGACAAATCCTTTATTTTATCAATATTATTACTTCTTCTTGCATACTCTAAGTCTTTTCTTAAATTAAATAATTGCAACGGTAAAAAAGGATACATCTTATTTTCTATAAGTTCCTTATCAGTATATTCCCAATATTTCATTACAGGAACTGAATAGATAAAACTTTGTTCATCAGGTAAAACTATTTTTAATTTTATATCATCCTTTATATTATTATTACGCTCAATAAATATTACTTTTTGTTTAGGAAAATATATAGTTTTAAAGTCATCCCTATTTCCCGCTTGTTCTTTACCTTTTTTAAATCCATATTCAAACATTCTTATTACCATTGTACTATCATTTTTAGTCTGAAACTCTAAATGATAACTAACTTTATCGCTAGTTTCATTATTTAGTATGTCAAAGAACACATCTCCTCTCAAGGTATCAAATGTATCCATTATAAACTCATTGTTACTTACTGATAATTCAACTTCATCATCACTAAAATTTTCTTCAAAAATTCCATTTAATAAATTAACCAACACTTTTTTAGATGTAGAAAATAAAAATTTAAGTATCTCATCAAGCTTTACTTTTTCATTACTTACTGTCAAATTATCACCTACCTTCCTCTAATTTAATTATAACCTAAACTTAATTTTCTTAAAACAAAAAGCACATAAGACTTTTTATCTATACATTTTCTCATAATACTTTTGATAATCTCCAGAAGTTACATTTTTCATCCATTCTTTATTATCTAAATACCACTTAATAGTTTTCTTTATTCCAACCTCAAAAGTAGTTTCAGGATACCATCCTAGCTCTTCTTTAATCTTATCTGGAGCTATTCCATATCTTTTATCATGACCTTTTCTGTCTTCAACATACTTTATTAAATTTTCAGTTACAGCCTTATCAACATTTTCATTTATATAAGCTATAACAGTCTTTACTATCTGAATATTAGTTCTTTCATTATGACCACCAACATTATAAACTTCTCCCAGTCTACCATCATTAATGACCATATCAATAGCTTTTGCATGATCTTCTACAAATAGCCAATCTCTGATATTCATTCCATCACCATACACAGGCAAATCTTTATGATTTAAACAGTTATTTATTAATAATGGAATTAATTTCTCAGGAAATTGAAATGGTCCATAGTTATTTGAACATCTTGTTATATTTATAGGCATTTTATAAGTATCATAATAAGCTTTAACCATTAAATCAGAACTTGCCTTACTTGATGAATAAGGGCTATGAGGATCTAAAGGTGTTGTTTCCATAAAGAAACCTGTTTCCCCTAAAGAACCATACACTTCATCAGTTGATACATGTAAAAACTTAACTCCATCTTTAAAACTTCCATCTTCTTTTTCCCAAGCATTCTTTGCACAGTTAAGCATATTAACTGTACCCAATACATTAGTTTTTGCAAATATTTCTGGTTCTTTTATACTTCTATCAACATGAGATTCTGCTGCAAAATGAACCACATAATCTATATTATATTTTTCAAAAAGACTAGAAACCAATTTCTTATCACAAATATCTCCTTGAACAAATATATATCTATCATCATTCTCAACAGATTTAAGATTTTCTAAATTTCCTGCATAAGTTAATTTATCTAGATTAACTATTTTAATATCTTTATATTTATTAAGCATATATAAAACAAAATTTGAACCAATAAATCCAGCTCCACCTGTAACTAAATAAGTCTTCATACTTTATTTCCTCCAATCAATAATATACCTTGTGCACATATTCACAAAATACAAATTTATAATATTTTATACACAAATTATATTTAAATTA
This region includes:
- a CDS encoding N-acetylmuramoyl-L-alanine amidase family protein, which gives rise to MKGLNLKKIVATAVAAMTIATVSPVGASAAWKQNSTGWWNTEGSSYSTGWRNINSNWYYFGQDGYMKTGWANDGGKWYFMNPSGAMVSGWINNNGTWYITDGSGAMKTGWVTDGGKWYFMNQSGVMQKGWINNNGTWYITDGSGAMRTGWISDCGEWYLMSPSGAMKTGWASDVGKWYFMNQSGAMQKGWINDNGSRYFANSSGTMQTGVIEVDGKIYYLAESGVMQTGKITIDGTEYTFAATGEAIGDEKPAVTNSFNVDGTLVKEDSNKPAENEEEERSHGGGGGGGSHHHHSSTDKDKTNVQQDIDNAFSTAKKITVKHEDNTNTYEFKFDNELKQNGYDYVTRDLYVTNNAGTTKGISYEDGKYTFKPGTYTVKSVIRVIRGYNKDGLDLAKIYYVTPDTKTITVNADKTIKVEDKTTK
- a CDS encoding VanZ family protein — translated: MKKVFYIFLSILCLCFIFFNSSQNGKESNVRSNNVVEKVITDIKESDISIPTISKAHINRKEFNLVIRKFAHGFEFGMLSIILFRVFSFFVLNKNNAMIYSLFLVLIAAVSDEFFQLYISGRNSSIKDVVIDFTGGVIGIIVIRTLILIKNKYMNRSIKNIITLL
- a CDS encoding N-acetylmuramoyl-L-alanine amidase family protein, with amino-acid sequence MKLKKLKNIVAATVAALVIAVMFPTGASAAWKQDSNGWWNTKGSSYSVGWENINGTWYYFGQNGYMNTGWINSNGTWYYADNSGAMKIGWINNNNNTWYFSDGSGAMQTGWINNNGAWYFLNESGAMQTGWINNNNTWYYSDASGAMQTGLITINNNTYYFNESGAMQTGNLTLNGVNYTFATTGEKINSTKNNTNDVNTNNNTDKDTATSEKSSSSSGGSGGSGRSGGGSSSKSKKSSKISSNSSYSDLYGRWTVKKHIESNIDSTLKPSLIPYALNESFTVKSDRISSLILTIIDPIIEEDKLTASEFEDKYDDSLKNIGISGDKVKCITVTDKDNKKHTVDVLVADDGSVYAIVEGAVFKLVRK
- the rfbB gene encoding dTDP-glucose 4,6-dehydratase is translated as MKTYLVTGGAGFIGSNFVLYMLNKYKDIKIVNLDKLTYAGNLENLKSVENDDRYIFVQGDICDKKLVSSLFEKYNIDYVVHFAAESHVDRSIKEPEIFAKTNVLGTVNMLNCAKNAWEKEDGSFKDGVKFLHVSTDEVYGSLGETGFFMETTPLDPHSPYSSSKASSDLMVKAYYDTYKMPINITRCSNNYGPFQFPEKLIPLLINNCLNHKDLPVYGDGMNIRDWLFVEDHAKAIDMVINDGRLGEVYNVGGHNERTNIQIVKTVIAYINENVDKAVTENLIKYVEDRKGHDKRYGIAPDKIKEELGWYPETTFEVGIKKTIKWYLDNKEWMKNVTSGDYQKYYEKMYR